The sequence gctcctcctccgcctgctCGTGCTGTCCCTCCTCCTCCAGGAGAGGGAACGGCGGGAACGACGGGTCCGccacgacagcggcggcggtcgcCGGCGGAGCTTCCGTTCCCGTCGCCATCTCGATCACCCTCTCCGTCGGTCTGGCCACCTCCTCCGATCCTACGCTGAAGCTAGGAAGCTGAACTGCACCTCGGGTGTCTCTAGAGGATCGACCCACCGTGGAGAGTGAGGAGAGGAAGCAAGAAAGCAGCAGAGGCGGGCAGGATTCAACTGAGGAGAGGTCAATCAGAGGCGCAGCATCAGGTTGCTTGTTGGGGCAGGGGCAGGTAGATCTGATCCGTCTGCTGATGCATTCGCTTCTCTTCTCGTGGACTGACTGGTCATGTCATCGATCTCAGCGGCGAGTCACGACAAGCACCGCCGGCCGGATTGTCCTAGCTGCTACTCCAGACATCAAGTGCACTAGCCACTCACACAGTTCAGTCTTCAGAAAACAGAGAGCATCAGATcaatctcttttcttttcttttcttttttaaaaaaaattagcataaCCGTGTTTTCGCTTCATCTTCACTGCATTCAGCCAACAACATTTCTCACACACAtaaaaccagcaccagccagccagcagtacttttctctcacaaaaaatcagcaccagccaccagcaccaGTCAACCGAACACAGTAATCTGGCCCCTAACTGAAGTTTACACGACCATTCAATTCAAACTTGTGACGCACATCCACTGACTAAACGCATTGCACCTTGGAATCACTCAGGACTGCAGACTATCAGTTGGGATGAGACAAGGCAAAGTAAAACATTTTGGATCTAGACAGTGCTACAATAAACCCATACGAACCTGTATACCGCTACGTATGAAAGAAGATCGAAAGTGCAAAACAAaggagaaacaaaattaaagaaaagtaaatttatatatttatagCTTTCTATGCATTGGTGAAGATCAatcatcagaattcagaaaatCCATCCATTCGTCTCCCTGATGTGCAATAATGCTTCAGCATCCGACGGTGAACCATCTCCTGCTCGTCCGGCCGCGCTCcgccttcctcttctccttctggCACGCACATTTCGCCTCCTTCACGTTCTTCACCTCCAAAGAGAAAGTTAAGGTTTTGAACTTCTGGATCAATGGTGCCGAAAGCAACACGATCTTCTTCTTATATTAAAGGAGGGAAACAATGTGTATGGTCACACTCACTGGGTACGCTATTGTAATAATTTGCAGCGGTGGAGCTCACCTTATTCGGCGGGTTGGTTTTGGTGCGGTGGAGCTGGCGCGCGCCCCTCTGCAGGATCTCCACGGCGCTCCAGCCCCcgtctggcgccgccgccggcggcttgCTGGCGGGCGCGGGCATCATCGCCGGCGCGGGGTCCCTGCAGGGCTCCGACATCGGCGCGGTGTCGGACCACGCGGGGTcctcgaccggcggcggcggcacggacgAGGAACTTCCCAGCCCGAGCTCGGCCCCGGCCTTGGCGCCGACGTCGAGGTCGAGCTCGCAGCTGAGCTGCCTGATGCGCGACTCCAGCAGGTTGAGGCGGTCCATGAGCGTGCCCCGCACCTGCACGTGCTGCAGCGCCGACGGCAGGGACTtggtgtggtggtggtgcggcggcgcgccacggcgcgccccggcggcgccgtcgtccgccggcgccgggcgccgctgctcctccaGCTGCCGCACCTGCACGCGCGCACAGAAGAGAACATGCATATTAAATTGCAAACGTGATGGTGGGCGAACGCACGGGTAGGACGACGTACGTACCCGGAGGTCGATCTGGTCGAGGCGGCCGAGCAGGCTCTCCGGTGGcggggccggcgcggggaggccGTAGCCGCTGATGAGGACGCGTCGCTCCGAGCCCACCAGCacgtcggccatggcggcggccggggtttTCAGCTCGCGGGCGAGAGTTCCACGGCGCGCAGGAGTGACACCTACGGCTGCCAGCACGCGATCGATGCGCGGTCGTTGCGGGGAGGCCGttggcacgcacgcacgcacaccgCCGTCGGTTATAAAGGCGTGGTGGCGCGGCGCCTGGCGAACCGGGTCGTCAGGGATGGATGATCCGGCCACGGACCACCATGGGCTGAGGTGCAGCTCAGGCCGGCATGGTCGGAGCCAAGATCGGGTCGTGCGTAGACTAGGCCGCCGAGTCCACCAACATGGGCTGGATTTGTAATAGGCGGGATATTTGCATCAGTTGCAGCCCGGGATCTAAGGAACACGAAGATATGGCCCATGAGCAGCAGCACCAAACAGTTGGCCCGAGCAGGGTTCTCGTGGGCCGGTATCAGGAACCTAGCGTTTTACTTTTCTTAGGCCATCGGTGAGCAGTGAGCACATGCCAGCACCGTTTCTTGTTCTTCctaaagattaaaaaaaaaatccttcctCCCAAATACACATGAGAGCTGCAAATATTTGGATTAAGTGAAGTGATGAACTTCAAAAAGTGTAAGTAAAAATACACAACGAAAATGAACAGAGGATATTCTCGGTTGTGTACATTTTACTGGAAAtatttagttttttttcctGTCAAAACTTTTTGATTAGTAGGTCCCAAGATGCCATTTCTTTATCATGTTCATCACAACTTACACTTTTTGAAGTTGGGATGCCGATCAAGAGATGTGCATAATGTTGTGTGTTGGGATGCACAAAAGAATGAGCAAGCTGTCGAGAAAGCTTTGGACCTATAGCCCTCCTGCGGGCTCCGGCGAGCTCTGACCTCTGACTCTGCATCCGCTTTCTGACCGGCCGTCAGAATACAGCAATCTGAGAATAATGAACATGCACGCGGTTCCGATCCAGTGTCTGAAACTCGTGCCGCATTGGTTAAACAATCCCATGTGTCCGCGTCGTTGGTCAGGCATGCGAGATCATGCTTAGCAGTTGATGACTAGAATCAATGCAGCCGATGGAGGAGCGAGCTCTCGCATCGATCCAGTGGCAGCTTAACCTTTACTTTTCACCGGCCAGTTGGGCTTAGAAAAGGGAAGCAAGCAACTgcattgagagagagagagagagagagagagagagagagagagagagagggaagaagtcaagaagactttGCACAGACAGCACAGTGTCCTCTCCACATGATGCTTGCTGTATGTAACCACTTGTGGCCAGAACGAGCTGACAAATGGGGAGGCGATGGCGCAGCACATGGTGGCTAGAACGCAAGAAGACCGATCCTGCTGCCAGCTACTCTAAATCCTGCAGATGGCATGAGCAGAAACCGGCGGCCTGCGAATGAAGAAGGATCCAATTGCATGCGAACTGTACTTAATTGTACAGTCGGTCCGACGATCCATTGGCCTGCAACTGCACTGACGCTTCGAAGCAGCAACCCAACTGTACTGCGCCAATGATTGGTTGCTCGCTCATTCCAAGCCAACTGCCTGCTGATAGAGGAAGATGATGGAGCAGCTACCGAACCCGGCCGCTTGTGGCATGGAGGCCGTGGCGAACCGGACCGACACTTGATCTGTCTGTCTGTCGGCTGGTCAATTTAGAGCTCGTTCGATTCAATCTCCGCCCGTGATCGCACTACTCCATGGTGGTGTGGTGACCTCGCTGGACTCTTTTAATCAAAGATTGAGAAAGATCAAGCTCATTATTAATCATAGCGTGTAGGAGGATCTAGTAGAGACGCGAAATGATGGTTCTGCTTTCGCTTCGATCTATACATTTCCCTCTGGCATGGACTAGATAGGGCATCCACTACTCTGTCGTCTCCATGGATTAATATTCGGCGCCATGGAAAGGTAAGGTACATATGGTCGGGCTATATAGAGAGGTTCTACTATATATATCTCGAGGAAGCTCATGATCCCCAAGGACAAGGATCATGCCTGCTAGGGAAAATAAAAGGGCCAAGTTTTGTGAGACTAGGTAGCATGCATTGGCGCTGCGCACGAGCAGCCAGTTCATTCCT comes from Panicum virgatum strain AP13 chromosome 4K, P.virgatum_v5, whole genome shotgun sequence and encodes:
- the LOC120704784 gene encoding uncharacterized protein LOC120704784; this translates as MADVLVGSERRVLISGYGLPAPAPPPESLLGRLDQIDLRVRQLEEQRRPAPADDGAAGARRGAPPHHHHTKSLPSALQHVQVRGTLMDRLNLLESRIRQLSCELDLDVGAKAGAELGLGSSSSVPPPPVEDPAWSDTAPMSEPCRDPAPAMMPAPASKPPAAAPDGGWSAVEILQRGARQLHRTKTNPPNKNVKEAKCACQKEKRKAERGRTSRRWFTVGC